The DNA segment ACTGGCGAAAGCCCAAGCCGGGAATGCTGCTCCAGGCGGCGGAGGATCACGGCGTTGATCTTTCCCGGTCGTTCATGGTGGGGGACAAATACTCGGACCTGGTGTGCGGCTGGGCCGCGGGCTGCAAGTCGGCGTTCGTTTTGACCGGCTACGGACGCGGCGAGCGGGAGTTCCGCGGAAAGGAGTGGCCCCGCCAGCCGGATATCGTGGGAGAAGACGCCTATCACGTCACCGAAATGATACTGGATGAGATGGCGAAATCGAAAATATGACCCAAAGCCTGCGTCAATATGTCGAAAAGTTCTCTTCGGTCCGCCTGGCCGTGGTGGGCGATTTCGTCGCCGATGAGTTTGTCTACGGCGACACCTCCCGCATCAGCCGGGAGGCGCCTGTCCTGATCCTCAATTTCCGCTCCCGGGAGATCGTCCCCGGCGGCGGCGGCAATGCCGCCATGAACGCCGCCTCGCTGGGAGGGCAGATTTCGGCCCTCGGTGTGGTCGGCGCGGACAGCGCCGGCGAGGGTCTCCGGGCGGCGCTGGAAAAGCGGAATGTGGACATGCGCGGCCTGATGATGGGTGCGGACCGGTTCACCCCGACCAAGATGCGGATCATGGCCGGGGGGCGGAATACAAGCCGCCAGCAGGTGATCCGGGTCGATCACGAGGACCAGGGGCCGCTGGATGCGGCGCGGGAGCAAGAGATTGTCCGGGCGCTGGAGGCGCTCTCCCCCGCCGCGGTGGATGCGGTTCTGGTCTCCGACTACGGCCTGGGGGTGATTACGGGAAAGGTCCGGAATGCGGTGGAAAAGCTGGCGAACGAGATTGTCGTCACTGTGGACAGCCGCCACCGCGCGGATTCCTTCAAAAACGTCACGGCCATCACCCCCAACGAGGAGGAGGTCGAAGAGCTTCTGGGCTATTGGCCCAACGCGGATCGCCTCGATGATGCGGGTAGGACCCTCCTCGAGCGTATCGGGGGAAAGGGCGTTCTGATCACCCGTGGAAGCCAGGGGATGAGCCTCTTTGAGAAAGAGGGCGGCAGGACGGATTTTCCCATCTTCGGGACCGACGAGGTGGTCGATGGCACCGGTGCGGGGGACACGGTGATCTCCGCCTTTACCCTGGCGCTCGGTGCGGGGGCCTCGATGCGCGAGGCGGCCGATATCTCGAACCGGGCCGCCGGCATCGTGGTGATGAAGCGGGGCACCGCCGTGGTGGAGCAGCAGGAGCTGCTGGATGTGCTCGGAGAGACGCGCCCGTGAATCCGGAGCACGAGTCTTTCGGCGGGAAGCTCCGCAGCGCCGATGCGCTCGCCGATGAGGTGAAACTCCTCAAAAAAACCGGCAAGCGCATCGTGTTCACGAACGGTTGTTTCGATATTCTCCATGCGGGCCATATCCGGTACTTGAGGGCGGCGAAAGCGCACGGCGATGTGCTCATTCTGGCGGTGAACAACGATGCTTCCGCGCGCGCCCTGAAGGGAGAAGGGCGGCCCTACACGGGAGAGCGGGAAAGGCTGGAGATTCTTTCCGCCCTGGAGCCGGTGGATTATCTCGTCCTCTTTGAAGAGACGGATGTGTCGAAACTGCTGCTTCGGCTCCGCCCGCATGTCCATGCGAAAGGGACCGACTATACCGTGGAGACGGTTCCCGAGCGGGAAACAGTCCGCAGCTATGGGGGAAAGGTGGTCGTGTGCGGCGATCCGAAGGATCATTCCTCGACCGGCATCGGCAGGCGGGCGGGAAAAGTCCCTCCGGCATGAGCGAACGGTACCTCATCATACGGCTCGGCGCCCTGGGGGATATCG comes from the bacterium genome and includes:
- a CDS encoding bifunctional ADP-heptose synthase produces the protein MTQSLRQYVEKFSSVRLAVVGDFVADEFVYGDTSRISREAPVLILNFRSREIVPGGGGNAAMNAASLGGQISALGVVGADSAGEGLRAALEKRNVDMRGLMMGADRFTPTKMRIMAGGRNTSRQQVIRVDHEDQGPLDAAREQEIVRALEALSPAAVDAVLVSDYGLGVITGKVRNAVEKLANEIVVTVDSRHRADSFKNVTAITPNEEEVEELLGYWPNADRLDDAGRTLLERIGGKGVLITRGSQGMSLFEKEGGRTDFPIFGTDEVVDGTGAGDTVISAFTLALGAGASMREAADISNRAAGIVVMKRGTAVVEQQELLDVLGETRP
- a CDS encoding adenylyltransferase/cytidyltransferase family protein, with the translated sequence MNPEHESFGGKLRSADALADEVKLLKKTGKRIVFTNGCFDILHAGHIRYLRAAKAHGDVLILAVNNDASARALKGEGRPYTGERERLEILSALEPVDYLVLFEETDVSKLLLRLRPHVHAKGTDYTVETVPERETVRSYGGKVVVCGDPKDHSSTGIGRRAGKVPPA